In the genome of Streptomyces racemochromogenes, one region contains:
- a CDS encoding SigB/SigF/SigG family RNA polymerase sigma factor produces the protein MPRPAAVVSPERATHHTVPSPARPVGGEPPSASPLPRVEHAREVAPADARELSRLFFARLRSLEEGTREYQYARNTLIEMNLSLVHFAARRFRARVSGGGLDMDDVIQVGTIGLIKAIDRFDLDREVEFSTLALPYITGEIKRHFRDTTWAVHVPRRLQELRSELAKAQESLTETLRRAPTVKEVAQHLGLSEEVVIDGLVAANGYTSGSLDTADDAEEARGTGRPARALAEKIGESDPAMELFEDFHTLAPLLRELQPRERLILSMRFGQEMTQAEIGAELHISQMQVSRLLSRTLARLRAGMLTS, from the coding sequence ATGCCTCGTCCGGCAGCAGTCGTAAGCCCTGAACGTGCGACGCACCACACGGTGCCGAGTCCCGCCCGGCCCGTGGGAGGGGAACCGCCCTCCGCGTCACCGCTGCCCCGGGTGGAGCACGCCCGGGAGGTCGCCCCCGCGGACGCCCGGGAACTGTCGCGGCTGTTCTTCGCGAGGCTGCGCTCCCTGGAGGAGGGCACGCGGGAGTACCAGTACGCCCGCAACACGCTGATCGAGATGAACCTCTCGCTGGTGCACTTCGCCGCACGCCGGTTCCGCGCCCGGGTCTCCGGGGGCGGGCTCGACATGGACGACGTCATCCAGGTCGGCACCATAGGCCTGATCAAGGCCATCGACCGCTTCGACCTCGACCGCGAGGTCGAGTTCTCGACGCTGGCGCTCCCCTACATCACCGGTGAGATCAAGCGGCACTTCCGCGACACCACGTGGGCCGTGCACGTCCCGCGCCGCCTCCAGGAGCTGCGTTCCGAACTCGCCAAGGCGCAGGAGTCCCTCACGGAGACCCTGCGCCGGGCCCCCACCGTCAAGGAGGTCGCCCAGCACCTCGGCCTGTCCGAGGAGGTGGTGATAGACGGCCTGGTCGCCGCGAACGGCTACACCAGCGGCTCGCTGGACACCGCCGACGACGCCGAGGAGGCCCGGGGCACCGGCCGTCCGGCCCGCGCGCTGGCCGAGAAGATCGGCGAGAGCGATCCCGCCATGGAGCTGTTCGAGGACTTCCACACCCTCGCCCCGCTGCTGCGGGAGCTGCAGCCGCGGGAACGGCTGATCCTGAGCATGCGGTTCGGGCAGGAGATGACGCAGGCCGAGATCGGGGCGGAGCTCCACATCTCGCAGATGCAGGTGTCCCGGCTGCTCTCGCGCACCCTGGCCCGCCTGCGCGCGGGAATGCTCACCTCCTAG
- a CDS encoding STAS domain-containing protein — translation MTGAGDAVGDGVVGDSYRAGPGWVVAARGELDQDTLPALEEALTAAADRHGVVVLDASSVTFGDSSFLNLLLRLHRLTVLRVAAPGEQLQRLFTLTGADAVLSLHPSVEDALGR, via the coding sequence ATGACCGGAGCAGGGGACGCGGTGGGCGACGGCGTGGTCGGGGACAGCTACCGGGCGGGGCCCGGCTGGGTCGTCGCGGCGCGCGGCGAGCTGGACCAGGACACCCTGCCCGCGCTGGAGGAAGCCCTGACGGCCGCCGCGGACCGGCACGGGGTGGTCGTACTGGACGCGAGTTCGGTCACATTCGGCGACTCCTCCTTCCTCAACCTGCTGCTGCGGCTGCACCGCCTGACGGTGCTCCGCGTCGCCGCCCCGGGTGAGCAGCTGCAACGCCTGTTCACCCTCACCGGAGCGGACGCGGTCCTGTCGCTGCACCCCAGCGTCGAGGACGCCCTCGGCCGGTGA
- a CDS encoding HAMP domain-containing protein, with amino-acid sequence MAERTGVVAPGGAPVEAGEGGITESELRLLLEGLTAVRDGDFRTRLPDAAEGLLGEIATVFNGMVNQLSLFTSEVTRVAREVGTEGTLGGQADVPGVGGAWLDLTDSVNFMAGNLTDQVRNIAQVTTAVAQGDLSQKITVDARGEILELKNTINTMVDQLSSFAGEVTRVAREVGTEGLLGGQADVKDVSGTWRDLTDSVNFMAGNLTAQVRSIAQVATAVAQGDLSQKITVTARGEILELKTTINTMVDQLSAFADEVTRVAREVGTEGNLGGQATVRGVSGTWKDLTDNVNVMASNLTGQVRSIAQVATAVARGDLSQKITVEAKGEVAVLAGVINTMVDTLSAFADEVTRVAREVGTEGRLGGQARVPNVAGTWKSLTENVNELAGNLTRQVRAIAAVTSAVAEGDLTRSITVEAPGEVGDLKDNINSMVGSLRETTRANQEQDWLKSNLARISGLMQGHRDLAVVAELVMDELTPLVAAQYGAFYLAEDTPEGTVLTLVGSYGRSAADGVGVRFALGESLVGQAARSHRTITTDQVPAGYVISSGLGHTTPGSLTILPIVVDDQVLGVIELASFSSFTPVHRDFLSQLLETIGVNVNTIVANARTDELLGESQRLTAELQARSAELQDQQEELQRSNAELEEKAALLASQNRDIEAKNLQIEHARQELEDRAQQLSLASKYKSEFLANMSHELRTPLNSLLILAQLLAQNPTRNLTSKQVEYAGIIHSAGSDLLQLINDILDLSKVEAGKMDIHPERVHLQQLLDYVEATFRPMTTQKSLDFTVTTAPDAPADLLTDDSRLRQILRNLLSNAVKFTERGGVELRIERATDAEVPARLLRRGSVMAFRVRDTGIGIPEQQLESVFGAFQQADGTTSRKYGGTGLGLSITREIAQLLGGAVAAESTPGQGSTFTLYLPVSHAEFEDGPAPQTTAPAPAATPAAYGLPGPRHEGDRGAPAGRQRQARRLLVIEERQGGLLSLVAASAERELVPSPAPDGEYGGVQVVGATSSREAAAALASEPFHCVVLELDMPGGEALRFLDALDGDPALSALPVLAHSNPRLRNGREDALPERSGSHRVELIGSLDELRERIVLHLSAERPGEPRPGAKAPAADEGNTAAPDGELAGRTVLVVDDDARNLFALSGILELHGMHVLHAENGRKGIETLTRNSGIDLILMDVMMPELDGYAATEEIRRMPAHAGLPIIAVTAKAMPGDREKSLAAGASDYVTKPVDADDLIARVRHWLTPSRRGDEGRAAR; translated from the coding sequence ATGGCTGAGCGGACCGGGGTGGTTGCACCGGGCGGAGCGCCGGTGGAAGCCGGCGAGGGCGGCATCACCGAGTCGGAGCTGCGCCTGCTGCTGGAGGGGCTGACGGCCGTACGCGACGGGGATTTCCGTACGCGGCTGCCCGACGCGGCGGAAGGTCTCCTCGGGGAGATCGCCACCGTGTTCAACGGGATGGTCAACCAGCTGTCGCTGTTCACCTCCGAGGTGACGCGGGTGGCGCGCGAGGTGGGCACGGAGGGCACGCTGGGCGGCCAGGCGGACGTCCCCGGCGTCGGCGGAGCCTGGCTGGACCTCACGGATTCGGTCAATTTCATGGCCGGAAACCTCACTGACCAGGTGCGCAACATCGCTCAGGTGACCACCGCGGTCGCGCAGGGAGACCTCTCCCAGAAGATCACCGTGGACGCCCGGGGCGAGATCCTGGAGCTGAAGAACACCATCAACACGATGGTCGACCAGCTGTCCTCCTTCGCCGGCGAGGTCACCCGCGTGGCCCGCGAAGTCGGCACCGAAGGACTGCTCGGCGGCCAGGCCGACGTCAAGGACGTCTCCGGAACCTGGCGCGACCTCACCGATTCGGTCAACTTCATGGCCGGGAACCTCACCGCGCAGGTGCGCTCCATCGCCCAGGTCGCCACCGCCGTCGCCCAGGGAGACCTCTCCCAGAAGATCACCGTCACCGCCCGCGGCGAGATCCTGGAGCTGAAGACGACCATCAACACGATGGTCGACCAGCTCTCCGCGTTCGCCGACGAGGTGACGCGCGTGGCCCGCGAGGTCGGCACCGAGGGCAACCTCGGCGGCCAGGCCACCGTACGCGGGGTGTCGGGGACCTGGAAGGACCTCACCGACAACGTCAACGTGATGGCGTCCAACCTGACGGGCCAGGTCCGCTCCATCGCCCAGGTCGCCACCGCCGTCGCCCGCGGCGACCTGTCGCAGAAGATCACCGTGGAGGCGAAGGGCGAGGTCGCCGTCCTCGCCGGAGTCATCAACACGATGGTGGACACGCTGTCCGCGTTCGCCGACGAGGTGACGCGCGTGGCCCGCGAGGTCGGTACCGAGGGCCGCCTCGGCGGCCAGGCGCGCGTGCCCAACGTGGCGGGCACCTGGAAGAGCCTCACCGAGAACGTCAACGAACTCGCCGGCAACCTCACCCGGCAGGTCCGCGCCATCGCCGCCGTCACCAGCGCCGTCGCCGAGGGCGACCTCACCCGCTCCATCACCGTGGAAGCCCCCGGCGAGGTCGGCGACCTCAAGGACAACATCAACTCCATGGTCGGCTCCCTGCGCGAGACCACGCGCGCCAACCAGGAGCAGGACTGGCTCAAGTCCAACCTCGCCCGCATCTCCGGCCTGATGCAGGGCCACCGCGACCTCGCCGTCGTCGCCGAACTCGTCATGGACGAGCTGACCCCCCTGGTCGCCGCCCAGTACGGGGCCTTCTACCTGGCGGAGGACACCCCCGAGGGCACGGTGCTGACGCTCGTCGGCTCCTACGGCCGCTCCGCCGCCGACGGGGTCGGCGTACGCTTCGCCCTCGGCGAGTCCCTCGTCGGGCAGGCGGCACGAAGCCACCGCACCATCACCACCGACCAGGTCCCCGCCGGCTACGTCATCTCCTCCGGGCTCGGCCACACCACGCCCGGAAGCCTGACGATCCTGCCGATCGTGGTGGACGACCAGGTCCTCGGCGTGATCGAGCTGGCCTCGTTCTCCTCCTTCACCCCCGTCCACCGCGACTTCCTCAGCCAGCTGCTGGAGACCATCGGCGTCAACGTCAACACCATCGTCGCCAACGCCCGTACCGACGAACTCCTCGGCGAGTCGCAGCGCCTGACCGCCGAACTCCAGGCACGCTCCGCCGAACTCCAGGACCAGCAGGAGGAGCTGCAGCGCTCCAACGCGGAACTGGAGGAGAAGGCCGCCCTGCTGGCCAGCCAGAACCGCGACATCGAGGCGAAGAACCTGCAGATCGAGCACGCCCGGCAGGAACTGGAGGACCGCGCGCAGCAGCTGTCGCTGGCCTCCAAGTACAAGTCGGAGTTCCTGGCGAACATGAGCCACGAACTGCGCACCCCGCTCAACAGCCTGCTGATCCTCGCGCAGCTGCTGGCCCAGAACCCGACCCGCAACCTCACCTCGAAGCAGGTCGAGTACGCCGGCATCATCCACTCGGCCGGATCCGACCTCCTCCAGCTGATCAACGACATCCTCGACCTCTCCAAGGTCGAGGCCGGCAAGATGGACATCCACCCCGAGCGCGTCCACCTGCAACAGCTGCTGGACTACGTCGAGGCCACCTTCCGGCCCATGACCACCCAGAAGAGCCTCGACTTCACCGTCACCACCGCCCCCGACGCCCCCGCCGACCTGCTGACCGACGACTCCCGGCTGCGCCAGATCCTGCGCAACCTGCTGTCCAACGCCGTCAAGTTCACCGAGCGCGGCGGTGTCGAGCTGCGCATCGAACGGGCCACCGACGCCGAAGTCCCCGCCCGGCTGCTCCGCCGCGGGAGCGTGATGGCCTTCCGCGTCCGCGACACCGGCATCGGCATCCCCGAACAGCAGCTGGAATCGGTGTTCGGCGCCTTCCAGCAGGCCGACGGGACCACCAGCCGCAAGTACGGCGGCACCGGGCTCGGCCTCTCCATCACCCGTGAGATCGCCCAACTGCTCGGCGGTGCCGTGGCCGCGGAGAGCACCCCCGGCCAGGGCAGCACCTTCACCCTCTACCTCCCGGTCAGCCACGCCGAGTTCGAGGACGGACCCGCCCCCCAGACCACCGCCCCCGCGCCCGCCGCCACCCCCGCCGCGTACGGTCTGCCCGGCCCGCGGCACGAGGGCGACCGCGGGGCGCCGGCCGGCCGGCAGCGCCAGGCCCGCCGCCTCCTCGTCATCGAGGAACGCCAGGGCGGTCTGCTCTCCCTCGTCGCGGCCAGCGCCGAACGCGAACTCGTCCCCTCGCCCGCCCCCGACGGCGAGTACGGCGGTGTCCAGGTCGTCGGCGCCACCAGCTCGCGCGAAGCCGCCGCCGCCCTGGCCTCCGAGCCGTTCCACTGCGTCGTCCTCGAACTCGACATGCCCGGCGGCGAGGCCCTGCGGTTCCTCGACGCCCTCGACGGGGACCCCGCGCTCAGCGCGCTGCCGGTCCTCGCGCACAGCAACCCCCGCCTGAGGAACGGCCGGGAAGACGCCCTGCCCGAGCGGAGCGGGTCCCACCGCGTCGAACTGATCGGCAGCCTCGACGAACTCCGCGAACGCATCGTCCTGCACCTGTCCGCCGAACGGCCCGGTGAGCCGCGGCCCGGCGCGAAGGCGCCGGCGGCAGACGAGGGGAACACCGCCGCCCCCGACGGGGAGCTGGCAGGACGCACCGTCCTCGTCGTCGACGACGACGCCCGCAACCTCTTCGCCCTCAGCGGCATCCTCGAACTCCACGGCATGCACGTGCTCCACGCCGAGAACGGCCGCAAGGGCATCGAGACGCTCACCCGCAACTCCGGCATCGACCTCATCCTGATGGACGTGATGATGCCCGAGCTGGACGGCTACGCCGCGACCGAGGAGATCCGCCGCATGCCCGCCCACGCCGGCCTGCCCATCATCGCCGTCACCGCCAAGGCGATGCCCGGCGACCGGGAGAAGAGCCTGGCCGCCGGCGCCAGCGACTACGTCACCAAGCCCGTCGACGCGGACGACCTCATCGCCCGCGTCCGCCACTGGCTCACCCCGTCCCGTCGCGGCGACGAGGGGCGGGCCGCCCGGTGA
- a CDS encoding SpoIIE family protein phosphatase, translated as MTRPHTAPAPGAPAGEAPPPSLPKQAPTPLGRLVATVERLRREVREAHAAADGRALVELAKGILMGRLNCTPAAAARQLDDLCRDAGLSPLELAADIVNQAARDHVSEVTAEFVERTAAATAPTVRPSTLSVRLRTAESGILAAAADTQAVAESLLANALTPLGAVAVAVWAAAPDGSLALAAHAGFPAEEASRWRHVPPGVVTVPRLALRERTAVTIADLGQEGIPSIGHLQWPAGGRMAVPAGTGGRVHGVLEVCWPQPLPPQPPQIKRQVEALAELCAHTLDTAPPPDAGAPEGLLPDVSELIDLAEGLHDPTVILTPVLDAEGRLADFRIRHANSRFADPAGRPRADVNGALLLEAYPMAGGDSGLFDTIERVHATGEPFRAQRVSLTALVGQIPLTSVADISVSRHGAAVLLIWRIEDETARLANLLQHAQRLGRIGGFEEDLTTGEITWNSELYALHGLPPTAPPVPLRDLPDHAHPDDSAALGRFLRAVLRYRRPASVNLRLRRSDGILRHIRVVAEPVLDSAQRLHAVRGAYQDISAQHWTEVALAATRDQLALTEAESAERNRLALQLQHAIMPPHHHIEAPGLRVAVRYRPAETESLVGGDWYDTLVLPSGLILLSVGDVAGHGIEAATGMVVLRNALRGLAVTGAGPAQLMSWLNTVTHHLTKQVTATAVCGLYDPRTRVMRWARAGHLPPVLVRKDGARAFPLIDGLLLGALPDVTYAEGEILLEPQDTLLMFTDGLVERRDASVQDSLADLLRTAGAGAGDLDSRLDALLTQSWSDTDDDTCLIGVQLD; from the coding sequence GTGACCCGCCCCCACACCGCCCCCGCCCCCGGCGCACCGGCCGGCGAAGCACCGCCGCCCAGCCTCCCCAAGCAGGCGCCGACCCCGCTCGGACGGCTCGTCGCCACGGTCGAGCGGCTGCGCCGCGAGGTACGGGAGGCCCACGCGGCGGCCGACGGCCGGGCCCTGGTCGAACTGGCCAAGGGCATCCTCATGGGGCGGCTGAACTGCACCCCGGCCGCCGCGGCCCGCCAGCTCGACGATCTGTGCCGCGACGCCGGGCTCTCCCCCCTCGAACTCGCCGCCGACATCGTCAACCAGGCCGCCCGCGACCACGTCAGCGAAGTCACCGCCGAGTTCGTCGAACGCACCGCGGCCGCCACCGCGCCGACCGTGCGGCCCTCGACGCTCTCGGTACGCCTGCGCACCGCCGAGAGCGGGATCCTCGCCGCCGCCGCGGACACCCAGGCCGTGGCCGAATCCCTGCTCGCCAACGCCCTGACCCCGCTCGGCGCCGTCGCCGTCGCGGTGTGGGCCGCCGCCCCCGACGGCTCCCTGGCCCTCGCCGCCCACGCCGGATTCCCCGCGGAGGAAGCCTCCCGCTGGCGGCACGTGCCCCCCGGCGTCGTCACCGTCCCCCGCCTCGCCCTGCGCGAACGCACCGCGGTGACCATCGCCGACCTCGGGCAGGAGGGGATCCCCTCGATCGGACACCTCCAATGGCCCGCGGGCGGCCGCATGGCCGTACCCGCCGGGACCGGCGGACGCGTGCACGGCGTACTCGAGGTCTGCTGGCCGCAGCCCCTGCCGCCGCAGCCCCCGCAGATCAAGCGCCAGGTGGAAGCACTGGCCGAGCTGTGCGCCCACACCCTCGACACGGCGCCGCCGCCCGACGCGGGGGCGCCGGAGGGACTCCTGCCCGACGTGTCGGAACTCATCGACCTCGCCGAGGGACTGCACGACCCCACCGTCATCCTGACCCCCGTCCTGGACGCCGAGGGCCGGCTGGCCGACTTCCGCATCCGCCACGCGAACAGCCGGTTCGCCGACCCCGCCGGACGTCCGCGCGCGGACGTCAACGGAGCCCTGCTGCTGGAGGCCTACCCGATGGCCGGCGGCGACAGCGGCCTCTTCGACACCATCGAACGGGTCCACGCCACGGGCGAACCCTTCCGGGCCCAACGCGTCAGCCTCACCGCCCTGGTCGGCCAGATCCCGCTCACCTCGGTCGCCGACATCAGCGTGAGCCGGCACGGCGCCGCCGTCCTGCTCATCTGGCGGATCGAGGACGAGACCGCCCGGCTGGCCAACCTGCTCCAGCACGCCCAGCGGCTGGGCCGCATCGGCGGCTTCGAGGAGGACCTCACCACCGGCGAGATCACCTGGAACTCCGAGCTCTACGCCCTCCACGGACTCCCGCCCACCGCGCCCCCCGTACCGCTGCGCGACCTGCCCGACCACGCCCACCCGGACGACTCCGCGGCCCTGGGCCGCTTCCTGCGGGCCGTGCTGCGCTACCGGCGCCCCGCCTCCGTCAACCTGCGCCTGCGACGCTCCGACGGCATCCTGCGCCACATCCGCGTCGTTGCCGAGCCCGTACTCGACTCGGCACAACGGCTGCACGCCGTGCGCGGCGCGTACCAGGACATCTCCGCCCAGCACTGGACCGAGGTGGCCCTCGCCGCGACCCGGGACCAACTCGCCCTCACCGAGGCCGAATCAGCCGAACGCAACCGGCTCGCCCTCCAGCTCCAGCACGCCATCATGCCCCCGCACCACCACATCGAGGCACCCGGACTGCGCGTCGCCGTCCGCTACCGGCCCGCGGAGACGGAGTCCCTCGTCGGCGGCGACTGGTACGACACGCTGGTGCTGCCCTCGGGCCTCATCCTGCTCTCCGTCGGCGACGTCGCCGGACACGGCATCGAAGCCGCCACCGGAATGGTCGTCCTGCGCAACGCCCTGCGCGGCCTCGCCGTCACCGGCGCCGGCCCCGCCCAGCTGATGTCCTGGCTGAACACCGTCACCCACCACCTGACCAAGCAGGTCACCGCCACCGCCGTGTGCGGCCTCTACGACCCCCGCACCCGCGTCATGCGCTGGGCACGCGCCGGACACCTGCCGCCCGTACTCGTCAGGAAGGACGGGGCCCGGGCCTTCCCCCTCATCGACGGCCTGCTCCTCGGCGCGCTGCCCGACGTCACGTACGCCGAGGGGGAGATCCTCCTCGAACCGCAGGACACCCTGCTGATGTTCACGGACGGACTGGTCGAGCGCCGGGACGCCTCCGTGCAGGACTCCCTGGCCGACCTCCTGCGCACCGCAGGGGCGGGAGCCGGGGACCTCGACAGCAGGCTCGACGCACTCCTGACGCAGAGCTGGTCCGACACCGACGACGACACGTGCCTCATCGGCGTACAGCTCGACTGA
- a CDS encoding MFS transporter, which translates to MTELGDRCASPDAGTVTTKVPARLDRLPWSRWHWMIVVGLGTVWILDGLEVTVVGNIAGRLSEDGSGLAVTDAQVTGVAAALYVAGACAGALVFGRLTDLFGRKKLFLVTLGVYLAATALTAVSFSAWWFFVFRFLTGFGIGGEYAAINSAIDELIPSRYRGRVDLIINGSFWLGAVAGALLSVVALDTGVFPAWLGWRLTFALGVVLGLVILLVRRHVPESPRWMFVHGREREAEELVTGVERQVEREKGVRLPEPGEAITVTRHRAIGFGLIARTVFRTYPRRAVLGLSLFVGQAFLYNAITFGFGTILIRFFGVSSGGTGYFFAVVAFGNFLGPLLLGRFFDTVGRRPMIAGTYVLSGLLLFGTAWLFGTDRLTALTMTACWCAVLFFASAGASSAYLTVSEIFPMETRAMAIAFFYAVGTAAGGISGPLVFAELTSSGVRSDTVLAFCVGAALMVAAGVVAVFFAVAAEGRSLEEVAAPLSARTDSA; encoded by the coding sequence ATGACTGAACTCGGGGATCGCTGCGCAAGCCCGGATGCGGGGACGGTCACGACGAAGGTCCCCGCGAGACTGGACCGGCTGCCGTGGTCCCGGTGGCACTGGATGATCGTGGTCGGGCTGGGCACCGTGTGGATCCTCGACGGCCTCGAGGTGACCGTCGTCGGCAACATCGCCGGGCGCCTCTCCGAGGACGGCAGCGGCCTGGCCGTCACCGACGCCCAGGTCACCGGGGTCGCCGCCGCCCTCTACGTGGCCGGCGCGTGTGCGGGGGCGCTCGTCTTCGGACGGCTGACCGACCTGTTCGGGCGCAAGAAGCTGTTCCTGGTCACCCTCGGCGTCTACCTCGCGGCGACCGCGCTGACCGCCGTGTCCTTCTCGGCCTGGTGGTTCTTCGTCTTCCGGTTCCTGACCGGCTTCGGCATCGGCGGCGAGTACGCGGCCATCAACTCCGCCATCGACGAGCTCATCCCGAGCAGGTACCGGGGGCGCGTCGACCTGATCATCAACGGCAGTTTCTGGCTCGGTGCCGTCGCCGGTGCCCTGCTGTCGGTGGTCGCACTGGACACCGGCGTCTTCCCGGCCTGGCTGGGCTGGCGGCTCACCTTCGCCCTCGGCGTGGTCCTCGGCCTGGTCATCCTCCTCGTGCGCAGGCACGTGCCCGAAAGCCCCCGCTGGATGTTCGTCCACGGCAGGGAGCGGGAGGCCGAAGAGCTGGTCACCGGGGTCGAACGGCAGGTGGAGCGGGAGAAGGGCGTGCGGCTGCCCGAGCCCGGGGAGGCGATCACCGTGACCCGCCACCGCGCCATCGGCTTCGGCCTGATCGCCCGCACCGTCTTCCGGACGTACCCGCGGCGCGCCGTCCTCGGCCTGTCGCTCTTCGTCGGCCAGGCGTTCCTCTACAACGCGATCACGTTCGGTTTCGGGACGATCCTGATCCGGTTCTTCGGGGTGTCCAGTGGCGGCACCGGCTACTTCTTCGCCGTCGTCGCCTTCGGGAACTTCCTCGGGCCGCTGCTGCTGGGGCGGTTCTTCGACACCGTCGGCCGCCGCCCGATGATCGCGGGTACGTACGTGCTGTCGGGGCTGCTGCTGTTCGGCACGGCCTGGCTGTTCGGGACGGACAGGCTCACCGCGCTGACCATGACGGCCTGCTGGTGCGCGGTGCTGTTCTTCGCGTCGGCGGGGGCGAGTTCGGCGTACCTGACGGTGAGCGAGATCTTTCCGATGGAGACCCGGGCGATGGCGATCGCCTTCTTCTACGCGGTCGGCACGGCCGCCGGCGGGATCTCCGGGCCGCTGGTCTTCGCCGAGCTCACCTCCAGCGGCGTCCGCTCGGACACCGTGCTGGCGTTCTGCGTCGGGGCGGCGCTGATGGTGGCCGCGGGAGTGGTCGCCGTCTTCTTCGCGGTCGCCGCCGAGGGGCGCTCCCTGGAGGAGGTCGCCGCCCCGCTGTCCGCGCGGACGGACAGCGCCTGA
- a CDS encoding ATP-binding protein — MSHGIDLDDANGAAGCGAGVAWVRRTLTDMGLLAHGGDVVLVAAELLSNAVKHAGGVRHLALDRHDRFLRISVSDHDPRPPHMGEHRPDSIGGHGLFLIDQLALRWGTLPTPGGKAVWADLPLPAP, encoded by the coding sequence GTGAGCCATGGAATCGACCTCGACGACGCGAACGGCGCCGCGGGGTGCGGTGCGGGCGTGGCGTGGGTCCGCCGGACCCTCACCGACATGGGCCTCCTGGCCCACGGTGGCGATGTCGTCCTGGTGGCGGCCGAGTTGCTCTCCAACGCCGTCAAACACGCCGGGGGCGTCCGCCACCTCGCCCTCGACCGGCACGACCGCTTCCTGCGGATCTCCGTCAGCGACCACGATCCCCGCCCGCCGCACATGGGCGAGCACCGTCCGGACTCCATCGGCGGGCACGGGCTGTTCCTCATCGACCAGCTCGCCCTGCGCTGGGGCACCCTGCCCACGCCCGGGGGAAAGGCCGTCTGGGCGGACCTTCCCCTCCCGGCCCCGTGA
- a CDS encoding STAS domain-containing protein produces the protein MSTDPANLPLPAPDLKTDTVRVGSAVVCVLSGDVHLGTRAIGDDALSRALELRPALLAVDLDAVELFTADGLNLLLAVREAADEQGVTLVLLSPGDAVREVLDATGAAGMFEIHPTLAEATARHRR, from the coding sequence ATGAGCACCGACCCGGCGAACCTGCCCCTGCCCGCGCCCGACCTGAAGACGGACACCGTACGGGTCGGCAGCGCCGTGGTGTGCGTCCTGTCCGGCGACGTCCACCTGGGCACCCGGGCCATCGGCGACGACGCGCTGAGCCGGGCACTGGAGCTGCGTCCGGCGCTGCTCGCGGTCGACCTCGACGCCGTGGAGCTGTTCACCGCCGACGGGCTCAACCTGCTGCTGGCCGTGCGCGAGGCCGCCGACGAGCAGGGTGTGACCCTGGTCCTGCTCTCCCCGGGCGATGCCGTACGAGAGGTGCTGGACGCCACCGGCGCGGCCGGGATGTTCGAGATCCACCCGACCCTCGCCGAGGCGACCGCCCGCCACCGCCGGTAA
- a CDS encoding DUF6479 family protein yields MIASTPHLATPVLAAEGTPALLLMAVGVLVAALLVAAFWYGSRRAARRRDPGARAVDQNPQAVARRNSWQEPDAGPAHDDDR; encoded by the coding sequence ATGATTGCTTCCACTCCTCACCTCGCGACTCCCGTTCTCGCGGCCGAGGGTACGCCCGCCCTCCTGCTGATGGCCGTCGGCGTCCTCGTGGCCGCCCTGCTCGTCGCCGCGTTCTGGTACGGCAGCCGCCGCGCGGCGCGCCGCAGGGACCCGGGCGCCCGGGCGGTCGACCAGAACCCGCAGGCCGTGGCCCGGCGGAACTCCTGGCAGGAGCCCGACGCGGGCCCGGCCCACGACGACGACCGGTGA